The Cellulophaga sp. L1A9 genome window below encodes:
- a CDS encoding ribonucleoside-diphosphate reductase subunit alpha, which translates to MNEINTTKDNKTSTTTETEQLLKARKEALKNHKENSAPGFEWLTEHSRNFLNSGYLTGGETAEQRIREIADRAEQLLDMPGFSDKFYGYMSDGYYSLASPVWSNFGKERGLPISCFGSHIDDDMGNILYTQSEVGMMSKMGGGTSGYFGKIRHRGAEVKNNGQASGAVHIMQLFESMVDVVSQGSVRRGRFSPYLPVEHPDISEFLEIGTEGNPIQELTHGVTVTNEWMQAMIDGDTDKRAIWAKVLQRRGEMGYPYIFFKDNANNGAADVYKDNNHTIYASNLCTEIMLPSNDNWSFVCVLSSINVMHYDKWKDTDAVETMVYFLDAVITEFLEKLEAYRDSERREDRQTFMFMERAYNFAKDNRALGLGVLGWHSLLQSEMLPFNSQKAYDLNNEIFRTIKSKSYKASEELASIFGEPAVLKGYGRRNATLNAVAPTTSSAFILGQVSQGIEPIWSNIYVKDIAKIKTTIKNPFLVDLLEEKGQNVTEVWHSIRERDGSVQHLDFLSDLEKEVFKTYSEIDQLDIIYQAANRQNHIDQGQSVNIIVHPDMPVKEINKIHVTAWKLGLKSLYYQHSMNAAQKFKQKKDCASCEA; encoded by the coding sequence ATGAACGAAATAAACACGACTAAAGACAATAAAACGTCTACGACTACAGAAACCGAACAACTTTTAAAAGCAAGAAAAGAAGCTTTAAAAAATCATAAAGAAAATTCAGCTCCAGGATTTGAATGGTTAACAGAACATAGCCGTAATTTTTTAAATTCTGGTTATTTAACAGGTGGCGAAACCGCAGAGCAACGTATTCGTGAAATTGCAGATAGAGCAGAGCAGTTATTAGATATGCCTGGTTTTTCAGATAAATTTTATGGCTATATGTCTGATGGGTACTATTCATTAGCATCACCTGTTTGGTCTAATTTTGGAAAAGAAAGAGGTTTGCCAATTAGCTGTTTTGGGTCGCATATTGATGATGATATGGGGAATATTTTATATACCCAATCTGAAGTTGGTATGATGTCTAAAATGGGTGGAGGTACTTCTGGCTATTTTGGAAAAATTAGACATCGTGGGGCCGAAGTTAAAAATAACGGTCAGGCTTCCGGGGCAGTACATATCATGCAGCTTTTTGAATCTATGGTTGATGTAGTAAGTCAAGGTTCTGTTCGTCGCGGAAGATTTTCACCATACTTGCCTGTAGAGCATCCAGATATTTCTGAATTTTTAGAAATTGGTACAGAAGGAAATCCTATCCAAGAATTAACTCATGGAGTAACTGTAACCAATGAATGGATGCAGGCAATGATAGATGGTGATACAGATAAACGTGCTATCTGGGCAAAAGTATTACAACGTAGAGGAGAAATGGGGTATCCTTATATTTTCTTTAAAGACAATGCAAACAATGGAGCTGCAGATGTTTATAAAGATAATAACCATACAATCTATGCCAGTAATCTTTGTACAGAAATAATGTTACCGTCTAATGATAATTGGTCTTTTGTTTGTGTGCTATCATCAATTAATGTTATGCATTATGACAAATGGAAAGATACAGATGCTGTAGAAACTATGGTGTATTTTTTAGATGCTGTTATTACAGAATTTCTTGAGAAGTTAGAAGCGTATCGCGATTCAGAAAGACGAGAAGACAGACAAACATTTATGTTTATGGAGCGTGCTTACAATTTCGCAAAAGATAACAGAGCATTAGGTCTTGGCGTATTAGGATGGCATTCTTTATTACAGTCAGAAATGCTTCCTTTTAATAGTCAAAAAGCATACGATTTAAATAACGAGATTTTTAGAACTATAAAATCAAAATCATACAAGGCATCTGAAGAATTGGCAAGTATATTTGGTGAGCCAGCTGTTCTTAAAGGATATGGAAGACGTAATGCTACATTGAACGCAGTAGCGCCTACCACATCATCAGCCTTTATACTAGGACAAGTTTCGCAAGGTATAGAACCTATCTGGTCTAATATTTATGTGAAAGATATCGCAAAAATAAAAACAACAATTAAAAATCCGTTTTTAGTTGATTTGTTAGAAGAGAAAGGACAGAATGTAACGGAAGTATGGCATAGCATTCGTGAACGCGACGGTTCTGTGCAGCATTTAGATTTTTTATCTGATTTAGAAAAAGAGGTGTTCAAAACCTATTCTGAAATAGATCAGTTAGATATAATTTATCAAGCTGCAAATAGACAAAATCATATTGATCAGGGACAATCTGTTAATATTATTGTTCATCCTGATATGCCTGTAAAAGAGATCAATAAAATCCATGTAACCGCTTGGAAACTTGGTTTAAAATCTCTTTACTATCAGCATAGTATGAATGCAGCACAAAAATTTAAGCAGAAAAAAGATTGTGCGAGCTGTGAGGCATAA
- a CDS encoding DUF6134 family protein — protein MLWYLILFNFFTVQGNLESPPNKTLWFDIIYKEKTIGSLKATKTSKNAKITYHTSSTINFRLIKEFAVNYKYDVSFDAELLKKAVVNISINDKSHAKTLTQWHENEYHIEKNGKTEAPLESTINYATILLYFVEPLNVTDCYSEQDGSFNTIIPLGNHGYKKINANGKENEYYYKHGVLEKAVIDGGLISFEMQLRE, from the coding sequence ATGCTTTGGTACCTGATACTATTCAATTTCTTTACGGTTCAAGGAAATCTAGAATCCCCTCCAAACAAAACCTTATGGTTTGATATCATCTATAAAGAGAAAACTATTGGAAGTTTAAAAGCGACGAAAACCAGCAAGAATGCTAAAATAACCTACCATACATCAAGTACTATTAATTTTAGACTTATTAAAGAATTTGCTGTAAACTATAAATATGATGTGAGTTTTGATGCAGAACTCTTAAAAAAAGCAGTGGTAAACATTAGTATAAATGATAAGTCGCATGCAAAAACACTCACCCAATGGCATGAGAACGAGTATCACATTGAAAAAAACGGAAAGACGGAAGCTCCTCTAGAAAGTACCATTAATTACGCTACCATCTTATTGTACTTTGTAGAACCTTTAAACGTTACAGATTGTTATTCTGAGCAAGACGGTAGTTTTAATACCATAATTCCTTTAGGCAATCATGGCTACAAGAAAATAAATGCCAACGGCAAAGAAAATGAGTATTATTATAAGCATGGTGTCTTAGAAAAAGCGGTGATAGATGGCGGACTCATATCCTTTGAAATGCAACTGCGCGAATAG
- a CDS encoding ribonucleotide-diphosphate reductase subunit beta: MKITHLIKRDFTTKPFQLNKISNAILKAMTTVNHGVKVDADLISKNVYEALLEREETVVNYTPTVEEVQDFVETKLMEAGFFDVAKAYILYRNEQSQKRKSNIFEKRINLKPYEYPELYEYVPAIRHSYWIHSEFNFTSDIQDFKTRLTDTEQSAIKNTMLAISQIEVAVKGFWGDIYHKMPKPEIGSVGATFAESEVRHADAYSHLLEILGLNNEFKNLKKKPAIMKRVQYLETALKNAKSEDNKDYAESILLFSLFIEHVSLFSQFLIIMAFNKHKNMLKGVSNVVEATSKEEQIHGDFGIDIIKIIKKENPDWFDADYHNTIQQMCKDAFTAESSVVDWIFEKGELDFLPKDVVNEFIKNRFNNSLESIGIEKIFEVNEELIAQTEWFDDEIIGTKHGDFFVKRSINYSKRTQSITSDDLF, translated from the coding sequence ATGAAAATAACGCATCTCATCAAGAGGGATTTTACTACAAAACCCTTTCAGTTAAATAAGATTTCAAATGCCATATTAAAAGCAATGACGACTGTGAATCATGGTGTTAAGGTTGATGCAGATTTGATTTCAAAAAATGTTTACGAGGCACTTTTAGAACGTGAAGAAACGGTTGTTAACTACACGCCAACAGTAGAAGAAGTGCAAGATTTTGTAGAAACCAAGTTGATGGAGGCTGGTTTTTTCGATGTTGCTAAAGCCTACATTCTATACCGTAATGAGCAGTCGCAAAAGAGAAAATCAAATATTTTTGAGAAGCGTATAAATTTAAAGCCTTACGAATATCCGGAACTTTATGAGTATGTTCCCGCGATTCGTCATTCTTATTGGATTCATTCTGAATTTAATTTTACAAGTGATATTCAAGATTTTAAAACACGCCTTACCGATACCGAACAAAGCGCTATTAAAAATACTATGTTAGCTATTTCTCAAATTGAAGTAGCTGTTAAGGGTTTTTGGGGTGATATTTATCACAAAATGCCAAAACCTGAAATAGGATCTGTTGGGGCTACATTTGCAGAAAGTGAAGTACGTCATGCAGATGCGTATTCTCACCTTCTTGAAATTCTAGGCTTGAATAATGAATTCAAGAATTTAAAGAAAAAACCAGCGATCATGAAAAGAGTGCAGTATTTAGAAACTGCCTTAAAAAACGCTAAAAGTGAGGATAATAAAGATTATGCGGAGTCTATTCTGCTATTTTCTCTCTTTATAGAACACGTTTCATTATTTTCTCAGTTCTTGATTATTATGGCTTTCAATAAGCATAAGAATATGTTGAAAGGGGTTTCAAATGTTGTAGAAGCAACTTCAAAAGAAGAGCAAATTCATGGTGATTTTGGAATTGATATTATTAAAATTATCAAGAAAGAAAACCCAGATTGGTTTGATGCAGATTATCATAATACGATACAACAAATGTGTAAAGATGCTTTTACAGCAGAAAGTAGTGTTGTGGATTGGATTTTTGAAAAGGGTGAGCTTGATTTCTTACCTAAGGATGTGGTAAATGAATTTATAAAAAACCGATTTAACAATTCGTTAGAAAGTATCGGTATCGAAAAAATATTTGAAGTAAACGAAGAATTAATAGCGCAGACGGAGTGGTTTGATGACGAAATTATTGGTACCAAACACGGCGATTTCTTCGTAAAACGCTCTATAAACTATAGCAAAAGAACACAAAGTATAACCAGTGACGACCTTTTTTAG
- a CDS encoding type IV toxin-antitoxin system AbiEi family antitoxin, producing the protein MLSTIYLNDFFEALGFNTEVLYHENRKETSEKIYSIDGERVFVEFKNEVRPQNISHFEKTRSQELPVLVASKYITPKAKETLKAKKINYIDSFGNAFLNLDNLKLYVEKNNAKPVYNEYSEVFTPSGGQILFHLLQNPELINATYRHLAEISKVSLGSVSKTINGLLNEDFAVKQNTEKKYQLVRREELLEKWVTLVNEKILPAHKIGSYIFINSEQFKINEIDPGIESCWGGEYGAKLITNYLYSSQYSLFTTEKENLMRDFKMVPDKDGNISVYEPFWKPKSIEFQTTKGKIAVNTLLVYAELVYSGNDRNIETAKIIFDEYIKPNL; encoded by the coding sequence ATGCTAAGTACAATTTACTTAAATGATTTTTTTGAAGCCCTTGGTTTTAATACCGAAGTGCTCTACCACGAAAATCGTAAAGAAACCTCTGAAAAAATTTATTCTATAGATGGAGAGCGCGTATTTGTAGAGTTTAAAAACGAAGTAAGACCACAAAATATTTCCCATTTTGAAAAAACTAGAAGTCAAGAACTTCCTGTTTTAGTAGCATCAAAATACATAACTCCTAAAGCAAAAGAGACATTAAAAGCTAAAAAAATAAATTATATAGATAGTTTTGGCAATGCCTTTTTAAATCTTGACAACCTTAAACTATACGTTGAAAAAAACAACGCCAAACCAGTATACAATGAATATTCAGAAGTTTTTACTCCATCAGGAGGACAAATACTATTTCATTTACTTCAAAATCCTGAACTAATAAATGCTACTTATCGACATTTAGCTGAAATAAGCAAAGTATCATTAGGCAGTGTGAGTAAAACAATAAACGGTCTTTTGAATGAAGATTTTGCAGTTAAACAGAATACTGAAAAAAAATATCAATTGGTAAGACGAGAGGAATTACTAGAGAAGTGGGTTACTTTAGTTAATGAAAAAATCTTACCTGCTCACAAAATAGGTAGCTATATATTTATAAATTCCGAGCAATTTAAAATAAATGAAATCGATCCTGGTATAGAAAGCTGTTGGGGAGGGGAGTATGGCGCAAAACTTATTACAAATTATTTATACTCTTCACAATACTCTCTATTTACAACAGAGAAAGAAAATCTAATGAGAGATTTTAAAATGGTCCCAGATAAAGACGGCAATATTAGTGTTTACGAACCTTTTTGGAAACCAAAAAGTATTGAATTTCAGACAACTAAAGGTAAAATCGCTGTAAATACATTATTAGTCTACGCCGAACTAGTATACAGCGGTAATGACAGAAACATAGAAACCGCTAAAATAATCTTTGATGAGTATATCAAACCTAACTTATAA
- a CDS encoding SH3 domain-containing protein gives MKKIISFTIILFFMTKTYSQEIYRVTAESGLNIRKESSIKSEIIGKILFGTKLETIKSNKKKDTIFDNKTSISGEWIKVDLSQFEGIKTNNNYGYLFNGFLKLEKPYISIGHIDKYNNLPKLEFEEITEDEFNKTFSIKPVEIKKIEKNDSHFTIKTKNQSFTFKIYKDYKENGGWSGSEYKGYYPEFGFYAVQNNFTSDYLGFGQLILIDSITDNIYDIISIGDGAVEKPISSPKNDYLIYYYNFIYGGDESCFIGLIKINEQKREIPKMYLTEYKSFNSKKWKIEEIKWSDNYTCIIKGYTKTYENEKWVKHFKYYETKIN, from the coding sequence ATGAAAAAAATTATCTCATTTACTATTATATTATTTTTTATGACTAAAACATATAGTCAAGAAATATATAGAGTAACTGCTGAAAGCGGTTTAAACATCAGAAAAGAATCAAGTATAAAATCTGAAATTATTGGAAAAATTTTATTCGGCACAAAATTAGAAACTATAAAATCTAACAAAAAAAAGGATACAATTTTTGACAATAAAACTTCTATTTCAGGTGAATGGATTAAAGTGGATTTATCTCAATTTGAAGGGATTAAAACAAACAATAACTACGGTTATCTTTTTAATGGTTTTTTAAAATTAGAAAAACCTTATATTTCAATTGGTCATATTGACAAATATAATAATCTTCCAAAATTAGAGTTTGAAGAAATAACTGAAGATGAATTTAATAAGACTTTTTCCATTAAACCTGTAGAAATAAAAAAAATAGAAAAAAACGATTCACATTTTACCATTAAAACTAAAAATCAGAGTTTTACGTTTAAAATCTATAAAGATTATAAAGAAAATGGTGGTTGGAGTGGAAGTGAGTATAAAGGTTATTATCCTGAATTTGGTTTTTATGCAGTACAAAATAATTTTACGTCTGATTACTTAGGTTTTGGACAACTTATTTTAATTGACAGTATAACTGACAATATTTATGATATAATTTCAATTGGAGATGGAGCAGTAGAAAAACCTATTTCTTCACCTAAAAATGATTATTTAATATATTACTACAATTTCATATATGGAGGTGATGAATCTTGTTTTATTGGTCTTATTAAGATAAATGAACAAAAAAGAGAAATACCTAAGATGTACTTAACAGAATATAAAAGCTTTAATTCAAAAAAATGGAAAATTGAGGAAATAAAATGGAGTGACAACTATACTTGTATTATAAAAGGATATACAAAAACTTATGAAAATGAAAAATGGGTTAAACATTTCAAGTATTATGAAACAAAAATTAATTAA
- a CDS encoding sigma-70 family RNA polymerase sigma factor, translating into MKTQNIWNKFSDELYFFILKKTKSKEATNDIFQNTFLKIHENISKLKKDEKARAWIFQIARNEIANYYTKEAIYVEKNSVNISEPLQEYQSVCCFDKFIDDLPEIYKQVIELIYIKGLKQKDIATQLDISLENVKVRIKRGKDILKNKFNTCCKYEFDKNGKLIGESNCAACKAS; encoded by the coding sequence ATGAAAACTCAAAACATATGGAACAAATTCAGTGATGAACTTTATTTCTTCATTTTAAAAAAAACAAAAAGTAAAGAGGCCACAAATGACATTTTCCAAAACACTTTTCTGAAAATTCATGAAAATATATCTAAACTAAAAAAAGATGAAAAAGCTAGGGCTTGGATTTTTCAAATAGCTAGAAACGAAATAGCCAATTACTATACGAAGGAAGCTATTTATGTGGAGAAAAACAGCGTGAATATAAGTGAGCCGTTACAAGAATATCAATCGGTCTGTTGCTTTGATAAATTCATAGATGATTTACCGGAGATTTACAAACAAGTGATTGAATTGATCTATATCAAAGGGCTAAAGCAAAAAGATATTGCCACACAATTAGATATTAGTCTTGAAAATGTAAAAGTAAGAATTAAAAGGGGCAAGGATATTTTAAAGAACAAATTCAACACATGTTGTAAATATGAGTTTGATAAAAATGGAAAGTTAATTGGGGAGTCTAATTGTGCTGCTTGTAAAGCGAGCTAG